A part of Tachysurus vachellii isolate PV-2020 chromosome 4, HZAU_Pvac_v1, whole genome shotgun sequence genomic DNA contains:
- the dipk1ab gene encoding divergent protein kinase domain 1A, whose amino-acid sequence MARNVIPWVWLKKPIYIQARFSYLHMKYLFFSWLAVFVGSWVVYVEYSSYTELCRGHECKNTICDKFQKGVIDGTACSSLCEKETLYFGKCLSAKPSNQVYSGSWGDLEGIIKCHMEDIPHYDLEGELEPRRESAAFNRPTRGTSVEKFREMVLSHLKEKVGDQANLHDLVALVLGVADANKDSEISLAEARSSWALLQLNEFLMAVVLQGREHTPRLLGFCGDLYVVEKVPYAPLYGLSLPWAVELWLPAGLRRRMDQWVTPSWPRKAKIAIGLLELVEDIFHGPFGSFLMCEVNAACFGYTERHDLKVLDARRIVPEAAFQKVMRERRCEIDSDCLYGVDCHTTCDLTKHRCTTEVTQPNLAKVCAALKDYLLYGAPPEVKEELEKQLYACMALRGATEQMEMEHSLILNNLKTLLWKKISHTKDSK is encoded by the exons GCTCGGTTCTCTTACTTGCACATGAAGTACCTGTTCTTTTCCTGGCTGGCTGTGTTCGTCGGAAGCTGGGTGGTATATGTCGAGTACTCCTCTTATACAGAGCTGTGCCGTGGACATGAATGCAAAAACACTATT tgtgATAAGTTCCAGAAAGGGGTGATCGATGGTACAGCCTGCAGCAGCTTATGTGAGAAGGAGACACTGTATTTTGGGAAATGTCTGTCTGCCAAACCCAGTAACCAG GTGTATTCTGGTAGCTGGGGAGATTTGGAGGGTATCATTAAATGCCACATGGAGGACATTCCTCACTATGACCTAGAAGGAGAGCTGGAACCACGAAGAGAATCGGCAGCCTTTAATAGGCCAACTAGAGGCACATCTGTGGAGAAGTTCAGAGAGATGGTCCTGAGCCACCTAAAG GAGAAGGTGGGCGATCAGGCCAACCTGCACGACTTGGTGGCACTTGTGCTTGGCGTGGCTGATGCCAACAAGGACAGTGAAATATCTCTGGCAGAGGCTCGCTCATCCTGGGCTCTGCTGCAACTGAATGAGTTTTTGATGGCAGTGGTTCTGCAAGGGCGGGAACACACTCCAAGACTTCTGGGATTTTGTGGAGACTTGTATGTAGTGGAAAAGGTGCCTTATGCACCACTTTATGGCCTCAGCCTGCCCTGGGCTGTGGAGTTATGGCTTCCAGCTGGACTGCGCAGGAGAATGGATCAATGGGTGACACCATCATGGCCTCGCAAGGCCAAAATTGCAATTGGCCTCTTAGAACTGGTGGAAGACATCTTCCATGGGCCATTTGGCAGCTTTCTCATGTGTGAAGTGAATGCAGCGTGCTTCGGCTACACGGAGCGCCATGACCTGAAGGTGCTGGATGCTAGACGGATCGTTCCTGAAGCTGCTTTCCAGAAAGTGATGCGCGAGCGGCGGTGTGAAATTGACTCCGACTGTCTATATGGAGTAGATTGCCACACCACCTGTGACCTCACAAAGCACCGCTGCACCACTGAGGTGACGCAGCCCAACCTGGCTAAAGTGTGTGCTGCGCTAAAGGACTATCTGCTCTATGGAGCACCACCGGAAGTGAAGGAAGAGTTGGAAAAGCAGCTATATGCATGCATGGCCCTGAGAGGAGCCACTGAGCAAATGGAGATGGAACACTCGCTTATCCTGAACAACCTGAAGACACTGCTGTGGAAGAAGATTTCACACACCAAGGACTCGAAATGA